One genomic window of Arachis hypogaea cultivar Tifrunner chromosome 8, arahy.Tifrunner.gnm2.J5K5, whole genome shotgun sequence includes the following:
- the LOC112707943 gene encoding F-box protein At5g39450 has product MLPEPYDSSLLVSLPDDVFAIVSRFLSPRDVCSLGLCCKSLNALVACEKIWLTQCDVLGIVPHKDLVEWRNGVCSYKALCRFLLSVQPLIGLWVHQNPELGNVVYVMPGFMSVVGCRVIPQELGPLGIEDGPILWACVFEVIADFDGSTVFFLHGREKGIDYIYPGSVKPVQKSCNVLLLEVEPGQQQKNVGALLQSKSFVHHSGVELSRNVCRSNSDISRSQRVNGNNETMVPFSKLAFSDRRKLLEATTSQVRQRVPDMAIGPLFPGLRDDDENFQKDLVLLWERRSFLSQIYELGSKQLVNRASSQDRVGPTHLELDGIRKSFDCSRAICNPLPEEDSRIKRKGLRGYFLDGLKHMLGRSNSTNDSHMISKKLTSSSEMRHARLQEFLRSSDTIRLTLNASTMKLSSYRAWPNMHDSRFALYKLPLRVPRADQEYAGLWGGTFGWPPGKPSEDKPGKALFFLLLSYEELQGQQLLIATKILEGTHYVLHPNGSAMFIVNINEPSDEPFPRSTDGDSFPVDIKHVFVGEGIASGYGFRYPGSKPGSLFVLQNGILAFIWKESRAVLTLQRLDLQELLKKGERVPSLPPVANFSYLTKSYSNVFAGFPSASNCLSTPRQGLDL; this is encoded by the exons ATGTTACCTGAACCCTATGATTCAAGCTTGCTCGTATCTCTCCCTGATGATGTTTTCGCCATTGTTTCTCGGTTCCTTTCACCGAGAGATGTGTGTAGCTTGGGCTTGTGCTGTAAGAGCTTGAATGCTCTTGTGGCTTGTGAAAAAATCTGGCTCACTCAATGTGATGTTTTGGGCATAGTGCCCCATAAAGACCTTGTTGAGTGGAGAAATGGTGTGTGTTCTTACAAGGCTCTATGCCGTTTCCTTCTCAGTGTTCAACCACTGATTGGATTATGGGTTCATCAGAATCCGGAGCTAGGCAATGTGGTGTATGTAATGCCCGGATTTATGTCGGTTGTTGGTTGCAGGGTAATCCCTCAGGAGCTTGGTCCATTGGGGATTGAAGATGGCCCAATCCTCTGGGCATGTGTCTTTGAAGTTATTGCTGATTTTGATGGTTCGACTGTATTTTTCCTTCATGGTAGGGAGAAGGGTATTGATTATATATATCCTGGTTCTGTCAAGCCTGTACAGAAATCTTGCAATGTGCTGTTGCTCGAGGTAGAACCtggacaacaacaaaagaatgttGGTGCTTTGTTGCAGAGTAAAAGCTTTGTGCACCATTCGGGTGTAGAGTTATCAAGGAATGTTTGTCGGTCGAATAGTGACATTTCTAGGTCACAAAGGGTGAATGGAAATAATGAGACAATGGTTCCTTTCAGCAAATTAGCATTTAGTGATAGAAGAAAGTTGCTAGAGGCAACTACTAGCCAAGTCCGGCAAAGGGTTCCTGATATGGCAATTGGACCATTGTTTCCTGGGTTAAGGGATGATGATGAAAACTTTCAGAAGGATTTGGTTCTCTTATGGGAAAGACGATCGTTCCTTAGTCAAATCTACGAGCTTGGTAGTAAGCAGCTGGTAAATAGAGCAAGTTCTCAAGATAGAGTTGGTCCAACACACTTAGAACTTGATGGTATCAGAAAGAGTTTTGATTGTTCAAGAGCCATTTGTAACCCTTTGCCGGAGGAGGATAGTCGCATCAAAAGAAAAGGTCTTCGTGGATATTTCTTGGATGGCCTTAAACATATGCTTGGAAGATCTAATTCGACGAATGACAGCCATATGATTTCCAAGAAGCTTACTTCAAGCAGTGAGATGAGGCATGCTCGCCTTCAAGAATTTCTTCGATCGAGCGATACAATAAGACTAACATTGAATGCCTCGACAATGAAGTTGTCTTCTTATCGAGCATGGCCAAATATGCATGACAGTCGGTTCGCACTTTACAAGTTGCCATTGCGAGTTCCTAGAGCTGACCAAGAATATGCTGGTTTATGGGGAGGGACTTTTGGTTGGCCTCCCGGAAAGCCTTCCGAAGACAAGCCTGGAAAAGCTTTGTTCTTTCTTCTGCTCTCTTATGAGGAGTTGCAAGGACAACAGCTTCTCATTGCAACGAAAATTTTGGAAGGCACACACTATGTCTTGCATCCTAATGGTTCAGCAATGTTTATAGTGAATATCAATGAGCCTTCGGATGAGCCATTTCCTAGGAGCACTGATGGAGACTCATTTCCGGTGGATATCAAGCATGTTTTCGTGGGGGAGGGAATTGCAAGCGGCTATGGGTTTAGATACCCTGGATCAAAGCCCGGTTCGCTCTTTGTTCTTCAAAATGGTATCCTTGCCTTCATTTGGAAGGAATCAAGGGCTGTTTTGACCTTGCAAAGACTCGACTTGCAAGAACTTCTAAAGAAGGGTGAAAGGGTACCTTCCCTGCCTCCTGTCGCCAATTTTTCGTATCTGACGAAGTCCTACTCCAACGTGTTTGCTGGCTTTCCGAGCGCTTCGAATTGTTTATCTACGCCAAG GCAAGGACTAGATTTATGA
- the LOC112707944 gene encoding farnesylcysteine lyase gives MSIIHTLPLFFTFLLLSQAQPPSGAPSPSPSSGAPSPSPRSSTVCIIGAGIGGSSVAHFLREYTPHSSDFPTKILVFERRTIVGGRMATVTIAGDTFEAGASILHPKNFHAVNYTKILDLKVKPPSSESNSIGIWNGERFVFKTVKIGSDIPLVNQLLKLPLIDYIVSNLVSLVNSVLLFFRYGFSLLKMQSFVESAVNRFLKFYEVPGSRPVFETVDEMLKWAGLYNLTTRTLQDELTDVGMSPLLINELVTVITRINYGQSVLMSGLAGAVSLAGSGGGLWAIEGGNWQMAAGLINQSDAELHLHEEIVSIANLGDYYELSSTKGKSYSCEVAVVATPLDELNIQFTPPVSVPKRKLQHTHTTFVRGCLNPVYFGLSRATKIPELVGTLEDPNIPFSSISVLKKHNEKESTFKIFSRQPMADTLLDKIFSARNETIRIDWAAYPHYKPPEIFAPFILDGQHLYYVNAFENAASTMETSAVAAENIARLIASRYFGKVIAYPSNKATASSQAVDAHLDL, from the exons ATGTCCATCATACAcacactccctctcttcttcaccttccTTCTCCTCTCCCAAGCTCAACCGCCCTCCGGTGCTCCCTCACCGTCACCGTCCTCCGGTGCGCCCTCACCGTCACCGCGCTCATCCACTGTTTGTATTATCGGCGCCGGCATCGGTGGTTCCTCTGTCGCTCACTTCCTCCGCGAGTACACTCCTCACTCTTCCGACTTCCCAACAAAAATCCTCGTCTTCGAGCGCCGCACCATCGTCGGCGGGCGTATGGCTACCGTCACAATTGCCGGCGACACGTTCGAGGCCGGTGCCTCCATCCTCCACCCTAAGAACTTCCACGCCGTGAATTACACCAAAATTCTGGACCTCAAGGTGAAGCCACCGTCGTCGGAGTCGAACTCCATCGGGATCTGGAACGGAGAGAGGTTCGTTTTCAAAACGGTTAAGATCGGCTCTGATATCCCGCTTGTGAACCAGCTTCTCAAACTGCCATTGATCGATTATATCGTCTCCAATCTTGTGTCCCTCGTTAATTCGGTGCTCTTGTTTTTCCGTTACGGTTTCTCGCTTCTGAAGATGCAGAGCTTCGTTGAG AGTGCTGTTAATAGGTTCTTGAAGTTCTATGAAGTTCCTGGTTCGAGGCCTGTATTTGAGACAGTGGATGAGATGCTGAAATGGGCTGGTTTATATAACTTGACGACAAGGACTTTGCAGGATGAATTGACCGATGTTGGCATGTCTCCATTGTTGATCAATGAACTTGTCACG GTTATCACACGTATAAATTATGGCCAGAGTGTCTTGATGAGTGGGCTGGCTGGTGCAGTTTCTCTGGCAGGATCAGGTGGCGGACTATGGGCCATTGAGGGAGGCAACTGGCAAATGGCTGCTGGACTGATCAATCAGTCTGATGCTGAATTGCACTTGCATGAAGAAATAGTATCCATTGCTAACCTTGGTGATTATTATGAACTCAGCTCCACAAAAGGAAAAAGTTATTCCTGTGAAGTTGCTGTGGTTGCTACCCCGTTGGATGAGTTGAATATTCAATTTACTCCCCCGGTTTCAGTtcctaaaagaaaattacagCACACACATACAACTTTTGTTAGGGGATGTTTAAATCCT GTATATTTTGGTCTCAGCCGTGCAACGAAAATTCCAGAACTTGTTGGCACATTGGAGGATCCTAACATTCCATTTTCAAGCATTTCAGTTCTCAAGAAGCACAATGAAAAAGAATCCACTTTTAAAATATTCTCTCGACAACCAATGGCAGACACATTACTGGATAAAATCTTCAG TGCGAGGAATGAGACTATACGGATAGATTGGGCTGCCTACCCTCATTACAAGCCCCCAGAAATATTTGCACCGTTTATATTGGATGGGCAGCATTTGTACTATGTGAATGCATTTGAAAATGCAGCAAGCACCATGGAGACGAGTGCTGTAGCAGCTGAGAACATAGCCCGACTCATAGCATCAAGATATTTTGGCAAAGTAATTGCGTATCCATCTAATAAAGCTACTGCAAGTTCTCAAGCAGTAGATGCTCATTTGGATTTGTGA
- the LOC112707945 gene encoding F-box protein CPR1-like translates to MPQQAMLRSQDVLLYGFGYNVSQDDYVVVVAYEGKDGENHFDLCCLRSNSWINLDAELPKSLDWSDLKPNGLFCNAIHWSTYEFLNDILIFDLKERSFSKIEVVAIGRVLFRPGFVLVGGCLALYLYEENTTEIWVIKEYKVQSSWTLYEIPLKYFKPLCLSANGDIIGRCSDDEIVFYIYNVSGVLLKHSRYLYGELSNRIKFVVHANSLMAVSSSIKDKKMKKGCQNKKEVKQGNGNRGKQGNNLDT, encoded by the exons ATGCCGCAACAAGCAATGTTGAGGTCACAAGATGTGCTTCTATATGGCTTTGGTTACAATGTGTCACAAGATGACTATGTAGTAGTTGTAGCATATGAGGGTAAAGACGGCGAAAACCattttgatttgtgttgtttGAGAAGCAATTCATGGATTAATCTCGATGCTGAACTCCCCAAATCATTGGATTGGTCTGACTTGAAACCTAATGGGTTGTTCTGTAACGCTATTCACTGGTCTACTTATGAGTTCTTGAATGACATTCTTATCTTTGATCTGAAGGAAAGAAGTTTCTCCAAGATAGAAGTGGTGGCAATAGGAAGAGTCCTGTTTAGACCCGGTTTTGTCCTGGTAGGAGGGTGCCTAGCCCTGTATTTATATGAAGAGAATACAACTGAGATATGGGTGATAAAAGAATACAAAGTGCAGTCGTCTTGGACCCTCTATGAAATTCCTCTCAAATACTTTAAGCCTCTGTGCTTATCTGCTAATGGGGATATTATTGGAAGATGTTCAGATGATGAAATAGTGTTCTACATATATAATGTCAGTGGAGTGCTGCTCAAACATTCTCGGTATCTTTATGGTGAGCTTTCCAACCGCATAAAATTTGTTGTGCATGCGAACAGTCTCATGGCGGTCTCTAGCAGCATCAAGGataagaagatgaaaaagg GCTGTCAGAATAAAAAAGAGGTCAAACAAGGGAATGGAAACAGGGGTAAACAAGGGAACAACTTGGACACTTGA